The nucleotide sequence GCTCCCAGACCACCGCCCTGACCCTCTTCGTCGACGTGGCGCCGGCACCGGGCACCCGGACGATCGAGGGCTACCGGATGACCATCCGCAGCAACCTGGACGGCAGGCTGCTGACCGACCGGACGCCCGGCAACAACACCATCGAGGTACGCCTCCGGCTGGTCGGCGACTGAGCTGACCGGCGAGGGCCAGGGCGGCGGCGGTCCCGTCCCCGGTGCCCGCCGGTCGGCTCGGCCGGCACCGGACCGCAGATCAGTAGCCGGGGCGTTGCAGCAGGCCGAGGAACTCCGCCAGCAGCGCCTCCCGGACCGGGACCGGCGCCGCGTCCAGCAGGGTGTTGACCGGGGCCATCCGCTCCGGCGGACGGCCGGCGGCCGGGTCCAGGCCCAGCCCGCCGGCCACCCCGGCGACCAGCTCCGGGGTGAGCGACTCGGGCCTCAGCGTGTCGAGGACGCCCAGCAGTTCGGCGGGAAGCGCGACCGGGCCGGCCGAGCGGGCGTCCGCCACCGCCGCCCGCAGGTCCGCGCCGAACTCCGGCACCCGGGGCGCCACCGAGGCGGTCACCGAGAGGTGGATGCTGGCCGGCAGGCCGGCGTACGAGAGCTGGGGCTGGGTGTGCCAGCCACGCCGGGTCAGCTCGTCGGCCAGGACGAACAGGTCCAGCCCCGGATCGGTGCTGGTGAAGCAGACCACCGTCGACTCCGGCTCGGTGACCAGTCGCAGGCCGTCCACCGCGGAGACCGCGCCGGCCAGTCCGCGTACCGCCGTCAGGGTCTGCTCGGCAAGCGTCAGATAGCCGGCGTCGCCGAGGTGCCGCAGCGTGGCGTACGCGGCGGCGATCGGCCCACCGGACCGGGTGGACGAGAGCACCGGGTTCACCATCGTGTAGCCGGGCCAGCCGGCGAACGCGAAGTACTGCGGCCGGCGCAGCCCCGGGTCCCGGTGCAGCAGCACCGAGACGCCCTTCGGGGTGTACGCGTACTTGTGCAGGTCCACCGAGATCGAGGTGACCCCGGGCAACCCGAAGTCGAACGGCGGCACCGGCACGCCGAGCCGGCGCAGGTAGGGCAGGACCCAGCCGCCGAAGCAGGCGTCCACGTGGCAGCGCACCCCGGCCGTGGCGGCCAGCTCGGCGATCTCGGCCACCGGGTCCAGCACCCCGTACGGGTACGACGGCGCCGAGCAGGCCACGAGTACGGTCTCCGGGCCGATCGCCGCCGCCACGTCCCCAGGTGCGGGGCGGAGCGTCTCCGCCGACACCGGCACCTGGTCGAGGGCGACCCCGAGCAGGTGCGCCGCCTTGGCGAACGCCGCGTGCCCGCTGGTCGGCACCACCAGCCGGGGCCGGGCCACCTCCGGCCGGGCGTCCCGGGCCGCCTTGACGGCCAGGATCAGCGACTCGGTGCCGCCACCGGTGACGCTGCCGGCGACCTCCGGCGCCGCCGTCCCCGGCCCGCCGCCGAGCAGCCGGGCGGCGGCGCCGACGAGTGCGTTCTCCAGGGCCAGCAGGGACGGGAAGGCGGTCGGGTCCAGCCCGTTGACGTGTGCCGCCAGCGCGTGCGCCGCGTTCGCCAGCTCGTCCAGCCCGGCGACCGCCGGGTCGTAGACGTAGGCGAAGAGCCGGCCGCCGTGCGTCGGCAGGTCCGCGGCGCGCAGGTCGCCCAGCTCGGCAAGCACCTTGTCCGCGGGTACGCCCACCGGCGGCAACGCGTCGATCATGGCGGCCACCGTAACAGTCGTAACGACCCCGTCGACCCCCTTGTGACCTGCGACCACGGCACGATTCCCTGCCGTGGTGCCGGCCGCTCAGCGCTCCCGGACGTACACGCCGACGCCGGGCAGCGTCTCGGTGATGCCCTTGGCGCGGAGGTTCTGCATGGCCCGGTCGATGACCGGCTCCGTGACGCCGTAATGCTCGATCAACTCTCGTCGGCTGGGCAGCCGGGAGCCGGGCGGAAACTCTCCCGCCTCGATCCGCTTCTCCAGGTCGTCAGCTATTTCCTCGTAGCGGTAACGCGGTGGCACGGTGATCCCTCCGGTCGGCACCTACAGGAAATCACCAAAGGGAAGCCATTGACTACCCAACGCTAGCTGTGGGAAGTTCGACAGCAGCCTCCTCCGGTCGGCAAACCAGGTGGGGCGGAAGGCGGTCCGGCTACGCGACGTAGGGCTCCGTGGCCGGACCTGCCGTCTGGCGGCGAAGGAGGACGCGGGTGTTCAGCGACGACCTACCGCAGCAGCCCGTGCCACTGACGAACCCTGGACCGGTACCCGTGCCGGAGTCCGTCGAACGGGCCGAGATGCGCAGCGTGCTCCTGCGCCACGTCAGCAGCGGCGGCAACTGCCGGTCGTGCGGCAGGCCGCCGGATCACACCGGAATGTGCTGGGCCGCCAGGGTGGCGTACGAACGGCTCACCAGCGACTGGGGAAGCGACCCGGCTACCGCTCCGGCTCGGCGGCCGACGCCGCCGCCAGCCGCTCCGGGGTGAGGTCGTAGCCGCGCATGGCCAGCAGGGCGAGCCCGACCAGCAGCGCGGGCAGCACGGTGAAGCCGACCAGCACCCCGGCCCGCGCGGTGCCGGACTGCGCCGCCGCCTGACCGGTCGACGAGGAGACGTAGCCGGACAGTTGCAGCACCAGGCCGTAGATGCCCGGCCCGAGCGCCAACCCGAACGTCTCGCCGGCCGTCCACACCCCGGTGAAGACTCCCGCCTGGCGGCGGCCGGTGCGCGCGGTGTCGTACCCGATGCAGTCCGGCAGCATCGCCATCCCGAAGACCTGCTGGCCGGCGTACCCGCAGCCGATCATCGCGACGACCAGATAGACCGCCGGGGCCGGCAGCACCGGCGCGGCGGCCAGCGCGAGCGCGCCGCCCGCGAAGATCAGCGACGCGACGGCGAACGCGCGGGGCTTGCCGAGCCGGGCACCGGCCCGGCTCCAGAGCGGCATCACCAGCAGCGCCGGACCGACGAAACAGGCGAAGAGCAGCGTCGCGCCGGTCTCCGGATCCCGCAGCACGTGTTCGGCGAAGTAGGCCACCCCGGCCAGCACGGTCGCGATCCCGGCCGCCTGCACCACGAAGCAGACCAGCAGCAGCCGGAACGGCCGGTTGGCGGCGGCGACCGCGAGCTGGGCCCGCAGGCTCGGTTCGCTGGCCAGCACCGTCCCGGCCGGCGCGGACCGGGTGCCGCGGAACGCACCGACCGCGCCGACCGCGATCAGCACCGCCACGAAGAGACCGAGCCAGCGGTGCCCGGACACGCCGTCGCCACCGGCGGCCACCACCACCGGGGCCAGCGCGCCGGAGACCAGGATGGCCAGCGCCAGCACCGCCACCCGCCAGGTCATCAGCCGGGTCCGCTCGGCGTAGTCGTCGGTCAGCTCGGCCGGCATGGCGACGTACGGGACCTGGAAGAAGGCGAACGCGGTCGCGGTGAGCAGGAAGGCCAGCGCTACGTACCCGGCGGCGGCCGGGCCGGGCGGGAACGGCGCCGCGAAGATGGCGGCAAAGAGGACGGCGAGGGCGAGCCCGCCGCCGAGCAGGTACGGGCGGCGGGCACCCCAGCGCGACCGGGTCCGGTCCGAGATCCGCCCGGCGACCGGGTTCACCAGCACGTCCCAGGCCTTCGGCAGCAGCACCAGCAGGGCGGCCAGCCCGGCGGCCACCCCCAGGGTGTCGGTCAGGTACGGCAGCAGCACCAGGCCGGGCACCGTACCGAAGGCGCCGGTGGCCAGCGAGCCGAGGGCGTACCCGGCGTGCACCCGGCGCGGCAGGGTGGCCGGGGACGGGGACTCGGAGGGGTCGGCGCGAGTGCCGGGCACGGCGTCCATGCGCCGGGATGCTATCGGTATCGATCTTGCCTGCGGGCTCCCGCTTTCGTACGGCGACGGTGGCCGATCGGTGTAACGCCGCCCGACCAAGGCGGACGGCCGGCGAAGCACCCGCGTCGGGCATGGTGGATGCGAAGTATCCGAGCGCGCCTTTCAACGGGTGCTGGCGCTGATCGATCTTGCGGGGGTCACTGGTCAACGCGACCCACGCCCGGTCCAGGTTGCCGGGTATAACGGTCAGCAGTCCCTGCCACCCCTGGTATGCCTGACGATCGGCCGCGCGGACCGTCCATGGTGTCGGTCGTGGGATCTCGGCGCCCCGTCCGGTCACGCGGCGTCCTCGCCGGGGCGGTCGATGACGGGGCCGTCGCCGTTGAATGGCCCTTGAAGTTCGCGGGCCAGGCGCGGGTCGGACCAGGCTTCGGCGGTGGACCGCCAGGAAGCGAGGTTTCGAGCGAACGGCGTCAGTAGGCCGGTATCGGCCCCAGCGACGAGATCGGAGAGGAGTTCACGGACGCAGGTGAGCCGCTCCTCGGCCGGCAGCCAGGACAGCCAGGGCAGTTCTTCAGCGAGAGCCTCTTCGGCGAGGTCGCGGTGGCGTCGAGCGAGGATCGCCAGCGATCGCGCCGCGATCCGAAGCCCGGTCGCGACGGCTTCGAACCGCTCCACCCGAGTGAGGACCAGATTCTCCTCATCACGGCGCTCAAGGATGACGTCCGCGTCAGTCAGCGACGGGAGGACCTGTGAGGGTCCGCGAAGAAATGAGCTGTATGGGAAGGTCTGCACTGCCACCTGTCAAGGTAATCTGAAGTAGTTCAGACTGGCCACCCGATCACCGGCGGTCAGTGTTGTCGGCGGCCGCCGCGAGCAAGATCGCCGTCTCGCCCGTGTCGCGGCCCAGTGCGAGCAAGCTCTGCACGAGCTGCAGCGCCTCCGGAGTGTCGGCCTTGATGTCATACACCTCGAACGAACGCACCGTGCGCCGGTGGTAACCGTCCTGGTGGGGCCAGCCCCCGGCCGTCCTGCCCGCACTGCGGCTTGAAGCCGATCGTTGAGCCAATCTTGAGTGTTCCGGCATCCCGCGCCGCTGTGTTCGACCAGCCGGATGCGGGATGATGCGCAACGGCTGGTACGACAGACGAGGAGCGGCCGGCATGCGCATCCTGTTGGTCGAGGACGACGCCCGGGTCGCCGGTGCGATGGCCGGCGCCCTCTCCCGGCGGGGCTACGACGTGGAGCGGGCCGGCACCGCCGCCGCCGCGCTCGCCGCCGCCCCCTGCGACCTGGTGCTGCTCGACCTCACCCTGCCGGACGGCGACGGGGTGGAGGTGTGCCGGGCTCTGCGGCAGCGCAGTGCCCAGCTCGGCATCATCGCGGTGACCGCGCGCGGCGAGGAACGCGACCGGGTCATCGGGCTGCGGATGGGCGCCGACGACTACGTGGTGAAGCCGTTCTCGATGGCCGAGCTGGAGGCCCGGATCGTCGCGGTGCTGCGCCGGGCCCGGGCCGGGGTGCCGCGCCCCGAGGTGATCGAGGTCGGCCCGATCTCGATCGACGTCGCCGCCCGGCTGGTCACGGTACGCGCCGCCGGGGTCGCGCTGACCCGCAAGGAGTTCGACATCCTGGTGTCGCTGGCCCGGCAACCCGGTGTGGTGGTGCCGCACGAGCGGATCGTCCTGGACGTCTGGCCGACCACCGGCGCCGCCCGGCACACCGTCGAGGTGCACGTCGGCTCGCTGCGCGGCAAGCTCGGCGACCCCGACCTGGTGCAGACGGTACGCGGCGTCGGCTACCGGCTCCGAGCCGAGTAGGACCGTCCGTGCGCCGCCGCCTGGTCTTCAGCTATTCGCTGCTCATGATCCTGGTCCTGCTCGCCCTGGAGACTCCGCTGGCGGTCACGCTGGCGAACCGGGAGACCGAACGGGTCCGGGCGGACCGGCTCGCCGACGCCAACCGGTTCGCCTCGCTCGCCGGCCCCGCCCTGCGTACCGGCGCGGTAAGCGCGATAACCGACGAGTTGCAGCGCTACCAGGAGCTGTACGGCATCCGGGCGGCCGTGATCGACCGGGAGGGCCGCCAGGTGGCCGCCCCGGCCGGCCCGCGCCTGGACACCGAACCGGCCGACACGGCGACCTTCGGGGCGCTCGCCGGCCGGCAGATGACCGTGCCGGAGGTGCTCTGGCCCTGGCAGGTCGGCCCGCTGGTGGTGGCCGTACCGGTGAACGACGGCGGTGAGGTGATCGGTGCCGTGATCACCGTCTCGGCCACCGAACGGGTGCGTCGGACCGTCACCATCTGGTGGGCGGTCCTGGCCGCCGTCGGGCTGCTCGCGGTCTCCGCCGGGGTGATGACGGCGTTCCGGCTGGCCGGTTGGGTGCTGCGCCCGGTGACCGTACTCGACGTGGTGACCCACGACATCGCGGCCGGTGACGGCCTGGCCCGGGTGCCGACCCAGCAGGGACCGCCGGAACTGCGCCGGCTCGCCACCAGCTTCAACGAGATGGCCGACGCGGTCGCCGACGCGCTGGAACGGCAGCGGGCCTTCGTCGCGCACGCCAGCCACCAGCTCCGCAACCCGCTGACCGCGCTCCGGCTGCGGGTCGAGGAACTCGGGCCGAGCCTGACCGACGAGTACGGCCGGGACGAGCACAAACTGGCGCTGGAGGAGACCGACCGGCTGGCCCAGGTACTCGACGGGCTGCTCACCCTGGCCCGCGCGGAGCGTGCCCAGCACACCATGGTGGTGGTGGACGCGGCGGCCGTGGCCGCGTCCCGGGTCGCCGCCTGGCAACCGCTGGCCAACCACCGGGGGATGACGCTGACCCTCACCCCGGTTGACGGCCCGGTGCCCGCCCGGGCGGTGCGTACCGCCGTCGACCAGGTGCTCGACGCGCTCATCGACAACGCGGTCAAGTTCGGCCACCCCGGCGGCCGGGTCGAGGTCTCGGTGCACCGCGACGACGACGGGGTGGTGGTCCGGGTCAGCGACGACGGCCCGGGGATGACCGGCGCCCAGCTCCAGTCCTCGACCGAGCGTTTCTGGCGGGCCCCGGACACCCAGAACATCGACGGCGCCGGCCTCGGCCTGACCATCGTGGCGGTACTCGTCGACGCCTCCGGCGGCCGGCTCACCATGCGCCCGGCCGAGCCGACCGGGCTGACCGCCGACGTCTGGTTCCGCCCCGGCGAGCCGTGAGCCGGCTCCGCGGCGGCGAGCCGGGAAAAGGGCGGCTCCCGCTCAGGGCTTGTGCGTCTGGTAGTAGCGGGCCGCGCCGGGGTGCAGCGCCAGCGGGGTGGTGGTGATCGCCGACTGCACGTTCAGCCGGGCGGCGGCCGGATGCGCGCTGGAGAGTTCGTCCCGGCGCTGCATCAGCAGCCGGGTCACGTCGTAGACCAGCTGCTCCGGCAGGTTCGTCGCCACCACCAGGTAGTTCGGCACCGCCACCGTGGTCACCGGCGCCGACCCGTACGCCGAGGCGGGGATGTCCCGCTGCACGTAGACCTCCCGGTACGACCGCCGCAGCGGCTCCACCCACTGTCCGAGGTCGACGAAGCGGGCCCGGGTCTGCGCGGCGAAGTCCGCCACCGCCTTGACCGGCAGCCCGCCGGAGAAGAAGAACGCGTCGATCCGGCCGGCCCGCAGCGCGGCCACCGAGTCGTCGATGCCGAGCCGGAGCGTCTCGGCCAGCTTGTCGTCGACCTTTGCCACGTCGAGCAGGCGCTCGGCGGTGACCGCGGTGCCGGAGCCGGGTGCGCCGATCGCCACCCGCTTGCCGGTCAGGTCGGTCAGCCTACGGATCGGCTGCTGGCTCAGCGTGACCAGGTGCAGCAGGTCGTCGTAGACCCGGGCGACGGCGCTCAGCCCGACCCGCTGATCCGGCTCGGTCGCCAGGATGTCGGCCTGGGTGAAGCCGAGTTCGGCCCGGCCGGCGCGGACCAGCGAGACGTTCTCCGCCGACGCGGCGGTCACCACCACGCTCGCCGTGACGTCCGGCAACTCCCGGTTGAGGATGCCGGCCAGCGACTGACCGACCGCGTAGTAGACCGCCGTGGCGCTGCCGGTGGCGATCCGCAGCCGGGTCGGCTCGGCCGCCTCGGTGGTGCAGCCGGTGGAGCCCGGCAGCGCGACCGCGACCACGGCCAGTGCCGCGGCGAGCCTGCCGGACCGCGTACGCGGCAGCCCGAGCCGGGGCACGGGCAGCCCGAGCCGGGGCAGCCCGAACCGCCGACCGGGCAGTTTCCGGCCGACGTGTCGGTGCCACCGTGCCTCGCCCACCCCACCACCACCCCGGCGATGATCGACACTCAGCGCAAATTTTGCTCAAGCCTTCAGCCGATGTCTACCGCGTCGGCGCGCTAACGGCCACCGTTGAAAGTAGTTGGTCGTCGCGACAACGGGGGGCGACAGAGATGGTCTGGAGCACCGGGGCGTACGCCTTCACGCGGTCACCCCTACGGCCGTCCGGCAGAACCAACCTGCTGGACCGCACCTCGCTGGCGGACGCCTTCGAGGCGGCGTGCCTGATCAGGTGCATCCAGGTGGAGGGGGTGCGGCAGCCGGCAACGCTGGTGGCCGAGTTCAGCTCGGAGGCTGCCGCCACCCGTCTGGCCGAACTGCTGGTCCGGCTCGGCATGCCGGCCCGGCCGGAACGGATCACCGCCGGTGTCCGGCGCCGCTACGAACTGCACCGCCTGCACCTCACCGACCCGGGGCAGCCGGCCGTACTCGCGATGGGCTGGCGGCAGGGGCGTACCGCCCTGCTCGACCCGGCCGCCATCGGCGCCTCCGCGCCGCGCAACGCCCGCCGGCAGGCGCTGGCCGCCGCCGCCTGGCGGGCCGCGCTGCTCGCCGCCGGCCGACACGTCCGGACCACGATCCTCGGGGTACGCATCCGGGACACCGAACTCGCGGCGGTGCTGGTCCGCGGCGCCCAGGTGCTCGGCTCGCCCGCCTCGGTCGCGCCCCGCTCGGGCTGCCTGCTGGTGACCGTGCCGGGCGGCCCGGACAAGGACCGCATCCTGCGCCGCAGCGCCCAGCCGACCGTCCTGGTGAGCTGACCGGGGCCGGCCGGGCGACGCTCGTTCAGTCGGACGGGTGCGGCTCCTCGACCGGCCGCCAGTCGGCCGCCGCCATGTCGACCCCGGCGCCGCGCAGCGGAGCACCCTCGGCGCGCAGTCGGGACCGGACCTCGGACTCGTGCCCCGGCGGCAGCCGGCCGGCCGAGTTGACCACCCGGTGCCACGGCACCCCGCCACCGTGCCGGGCCATAATCGAGCCGACAAGTCGGGCCGAGGACCGGCCGGAGCGGTCGGCCAGGTGGTCGGCGATCCCGCCGTACGACATGACCCGGCCGGGTGGGATCCGCTCGACCAGCGCGAGCACCTCTTCGACGTACTCCTCGGGCGTCATGAGCTGCCACGATATGGGAGTACCGGACGGGCCGGCGGGGCGGGCCGACAGGCGCACCGCAGAATGGGCGGGTGCGGGAAGCAGTCACCACAGCACGCCGGATCGTGGTCAAGGTCGGCTCCTCGTCGCTGACCACCGCCGCCGGTGGCCTGGACGCGACGCGGGTCGACGCGCTGGCCGACGTACTCGCCGGCTGGCTGGCCGAGGGTCCGGCCGGCGCCCCGGGCACCGAGCCGGACGCCCGACCGGCCGGGGTGGGGCGCCGGCGGACCGCCGCGGCGGACCGCCGGGAGCTGGTGCTGGTGTCGTCCGGGGCGATCGCCGCCGGCCTGGCGCCGCTGGGGCTGCCGGCCCGCCCCCGTGACCTGGCCACCCAGCAGGCCGCCGCCAGCGTCGGGCAGGGCCTGCTGATCGGCCGCTACTCCGCCGGTTTCGCCCGGCACGGCCGCACGGTCGGCCAGGTGCTGCTCACCGTCGACGACGTGACCCGGCGGGCGCACTACCGCAACGCCTACCGCACGCTGCGCAAGCTGCTCGACCTCGGTGCGGTGCCGATCGTCAACGAGAACGACACGGTGGCCACCGACGAGATCCGGTTCGGCGACAACGACCGGCTGGCCGCCCTGGTGGCCGCCCTGGTACACGCCGACCTGCTGATCCTGCTCTCCGATGTGGACGCCCTCTACACCGGCGATCCGGCCCGCCCCGGCACGGTGCGCGTCGAGGAGGTCCGTGACGAGCAGGACCTCGCCGAGGTGGCGGTCGGCCGGGCCGGGCGGGCCGGGGTCGGCACCGGCGGCATGGTCACCAAGGTGGAGGCGGCCCGGATCGCCACCGGCTTCGGCATCCCGGTGGTGCTGACCGCCGCGCCGCTGGCCCCCGCCGCGCTGGCCGGCGAGCCGGTCGGCACCCTCTTCCACCGGGTACGCCAGCGCCCGGCGGCCCGGCTCTTCTGGCTGGCCCACGCCACCTCGCCCCGGGGGCGGCTGCACCTCGACCCCGGCGCGGTGCAGGCGGTGGTGGACCGGCGCAAGTCCCTGCTGCCGGCCGGGATCACCGCGGTCGACGGCACCTTCACCGCCGGCGACCCGGTGGACCTGGTCGACGGCGCGGGTGCGGCGGTCGCCCGGGGGCTGGTCAACTACGACGCGGTGGAGCTGCCGGGCCTGCTCGGCCGCTCCACCGCGGAACTCGCCGCCGCCCTGGGGCCGGGGTACGAGCGCGAGGTCGTGCACCGCGACGACCTGGTACTGCTGGTCTGATCCGCCGGCCAGCGGCTCCTCGGTCGTCGGCCCTCGGTCGTCGGCCCTCGGTCACCGCCCCTCGGTCGTCGCTCTTGGCCTCGGCATGACGCTGTGTCCTTCGGTCCTCGGCATGACTCTGTTTTCGAGACTGTCGAGCTGGGTGCACGAACGGGGCAGCGCCCGGGTGCGCAAGCGGGGCAACTCGACAGTCCGCACGCCGTGGTACCGCCGGTGGCCAGCCCGACCGGAGGCTCAGGCGCTGGCGCGTTCGGCGGCCCCGATCCTCGGGAAGGGCTCGGTGGAGAAGACCACCTCCACCGAGACCTCGAAATGCCGGGCGATCCGCAACGCCAGGTGCAGGCTCGGGTTGTATTCGCCGCGCTCCAGATAGCCGATCGTCTGGTAGTGCACCCCGAGCGCGTCGGCGAGTTCCCGCCGGGAGGTCCCGCGTTCGGCCCGCAGCACCGCGATGCGGTTGTAGATCGCCTCGCTCATCAAGTGCCGACTCTCTGCATCGCCTTCTCCTTTCGAGCGGCGACACTCGAACCGGACTCCCGCCGGGCCATCCGGCGCAACACGATCGGTGCCACCAGCAGACCCAGCAGTGCCCAGCCGGCCAGCATGCCGAACGTCGTCAGGTGCTGCCAGGAGCCGCCGATCTCCGTCGCCGCCAGCTCGTCCGGCAGCAGGGCGGAGCGGGTGCCCAGACCCAGCCAGTAGATCGGGAACGCCTGGCCGATCCACTGCAACCAGACCGGGAAGTTGGTGATCGGATAGAAGATCCCCGAGGTCGCGACGAGGCCCATGATGGGCAGCATGATGATGCCGACGTTGCGGGGATTGTCGAAGATCGAGCCGAGCACCGCACCGAGCGGCAGGCAGGCGACCAGGCCGAGTGGCACCACCCAGGCCAGGGTCAGCCAGGAGCCGAGGCCGTCCACGGTCATCCCGCCGACCAGGAGCACCCCGGGCACCACCAGGATGACGGAGCCGAGCACGCTCATCCCGGCGACCTGCACCACCTTGCCGACCAGATAGCCGAGCATCCCGTTCGGAATCGCCTTGGCCCGCAGCAGGGTGCCGTCCTCGCGCTCCACGGTGAGCGTCATCATCATCGTGACCAGCGCACCGAAGGCCAGCCCGCCGCCGAGCACGCTGGGCAGGGTCCGGGCGCCGAGCGAGAAGTCCGTGCCGGGCACCGTGGCGTCGCGCATGAAGAACATGACGAGCAGGAAGGAGAAGTTGGGGAAGATGTAGTTCCACAGGTCCTGTGCGTTGGTGAGGGACTGCCGCACCTCGATCCCGCCGCGTCGCACACCGGACCGGAGCGCTGTCGAGATCGGGTTCATCGGTCGGACTCCTCGAAGTCGCGCAGCGCGGCGAGGCTCCGGCCGGACTCGAACTCCCGGACCAGTGCCATGTAGGTGTCCTCCAGGCTCGCCCGCCGGACCTCCAGGTCGGCGATGCTGTCGCCGTACTGCCCGAAGAGCTCCCGGACGAATCGGGTGGCATCGGTGGTGGCGTGCACGAACCGCTGCCCGTCCCGGCTCCACCTGACCTCGGCCTCCGCCGACATCCGTCGGGAGAGCTGGTCGGCCGAGCCGTCGGCGATGATCGTGCCGCCGGCCAGGATCAGGATCCGGTCGGCCAGCTTCTCGGCCTCGTCGAGGTCGTGCGTGGTGAGCAGGATGGTGGTCTGGTCGAAGTCGCTGAGCCGGTGCACCAGGTCGTGGAACTCGCGCCGGGCCTCCGGGTCGAACCCGGCGGTCGGCTCGTCGAGGAAGAGCAGTTCGGGACGGCCGACGATGCCGATCGCCACGTCCAGCCGCCGTCGCTGCCCGCCGGAGAGCTGGCCGACCCGCCTGCCGGCGTGCGGGTTGAGCCCGACGGTGTCGATCAGCTCGTCGACGTCCCAGGGGCGCCGGATCTGCTCGGTCGAGTATGGCCGGTAGTAGGAGCCGAGGTGGGCGAGGAGTTCGCGTACCCGCCACTTGGCGTGGTCGCGCCAGGACTGGAGCACCACGCCGAGGCGGGCCCGCCAGCGCTCGTCCCCGTGTGCCGGGTCGACCCCGAGCACCGTGACGTCGCCGGCCGACCGCTTCCGGAACCCTTCGAGGATCTCGATCGTGGTCGTCTTGCCGGCACCGTTCGGACCGAGCAGCACCAGCACCTCACCCGGGCGGGCCGTGAAGGTGACCCCGGTCAGCACGTCGGTGCTGCCGTAGCGCATCCGCAGGTCACGGACGTTCAGCACCGGCTGCTCGGCCGTCGTCCCGGCGGACTCGGCGGTCCGGTCCGGAGTCTCGGCGATGGTCATAGGTCTACACCCCCTCGTCATGTAGCTATGCGGGAAGATAGTACATCTGCTACATCGCCGAGCAGGCGTGCTGCCGGAAACGCGACGCGGGGACGGCTCCGGAAAGGAGCCGCCCCCGCGTCGCAGGAGTCGGGCCG is from Micromonospora sp. WMMD1102 and encodes:
- a CDS encoding ABC transporter ATP-binding protein, encoding MRYGSTDVLTGVTFTARPGEVLVLLGPNGAGKTTTIEILEGFRKRSAGDVTVLGVDPAHGDERWRARLGVVLQSWRDHAKWRVRELLAHLGSYYRPYSTEQIRRPWDVDELIDTVGLNPHAGRRVGQLSGGQRRRLDVAIGIVGRPELLFLDEPTAGFDPEARREFHDLVHRLSDFDQTTILLTTHDLDEAEKLADRILILAGGTIIADGSADQLSRRMSAEAEVRWSRDGQRFVHATTDATRFVRELFGQYGDSIADLEVRRASLEDTYMALVREFESGRSLAALRDFEESDR
- a CDS encoding ABC transporter permease; this translates as MNPISTALRSGVRRGGIEVRQSLTNAQDLWNYIFPNFSFLLVMFFMRDATVPGTDFSLGARTLPSVLGGGLAFGALVTMMMTLTVEREDGTLLRAKAIPNGMLGYLVGKVVQVAGMSVLGSVILVVPGVLLVGGMTVDGLGSWLTLAWVVPLGLVACLPLGAVLGSIFDNPRNVGIIMLPIMGLVATSGIFYPITNFPVWLQWIGQAFPIYWLGLGTRSALLPDELAATEIGGSWQHLTTFGMLAGWALLGLLVAPIVLRRMARRESGSSVAARKEKAMQRVGT
- a CDS encoding helix-turn-helix transcriptional regulator, giving the protein MSEAIYNRIAVLRAERGTSRRELADALGVHYQTIGYLERGEYNPSLHLALRIARHFEVSVEVVFSTEPFPRIGAAERASA